A genome region from Acidobacteriota bacterium includes the following:
- a CDS encoding NUDIX hydrolase has product MRETTIEQFEWLETKTEYREIRPSKHGEELRWLVNRETIRQRATGATVTRSHLRHPGICVMVPFTDADHIVLMRQYRYAANEYLWELSAGTLAGREENGRMISTETPEECARRELLEETGYEARDWQKVCECYAMPGSSDELIHLFFARGLTQREQALDVGEIISEIRAFSAAELRGMIARGEIRDAKTLVGLFYALSGTAGC; this is encoded by the coding sequence ATGCGTGAAACGACAATCGAACAGTTTGAATGGCTGGAAACCAAGACTGAATACCGCGAAATCCGCCCGTCGAAACACGGCGAGGAATTGCGCTGGCTGGTCAACCGCGAAACGATCCGGCAACGCGCGACTGGCGCGACCGTCACGCGCTCGCACCTGCGCCACCCCGGCATTTGCGTGATGGTTCCCTTCACCGACGCAGACCACATCGTGCTGATGCGGCAATACCGCTACGCCGCGAATGAGTATCTGTGGGAACTCTCGGCGGGCACGCTGGCGGGGCGCGAAGAGAACGGTCGCATGATCTCCACCGAAACACCGGAGGAATGCGCGCGGCGTGAATTGCTGGAGGAAACCGGCTACGAGGCGCGCGACTGGCAGAAAGTCTGTGAATGTTACGCTATGCCGGGCAGCAGCGATGAGTTGATTCACCTTTTCTTTGCGCGTGGCCTGACGCAGCGCGAGCAGGCGTTGGATGTCGGCGAAATCATCAGCGAGATTCGCGCATTCAGTGCGGCGGAGTTGCGCGGGATGATCGCGCGCGGCGAGATTCGGGACGCGAAGACGTTGGTGGGATTGTTTTATGCGCTGTCAGGTACAGCAGGCTGCTAG
- a CDS encoding PaaI family thioesterase — protein MNKEFELLKAASARVSFLRFMGIELLDAGAGWAQMKLPFREELLQPASLHGGAIYALADSAAAHALMTLVLPDQLATTVEQRINFFKAVKDRDIIADARIVNLGKTLAYCEVTITLDDGTLVAKSTATLMRLDRERLQGKG, from the coding sequence GTGAACAAAGAATTCGAACTGTTAAAAGCCGCCTCGGCGCGCGTTTCATTCCTGCGGTTTATGGGTATCGAACTGTTGGACGCGGGCGCGGGCTGGGCGCAAATGAAACTGCCCTTTCGCGAGGAATTGCTGCAACCGGCTTCGTTGCACGGTGGCGCGATTTACGCGCTGGCCGATTCCGCTGCCGCGCACGCGCTGATGACGCTGGTCTTGCCCGATCAACTCGCCACGACCGTCGAACAGCGCATTAATTTCTTCAAAGCCGTCAAAGACCGCGACATCATTGCTGACGCCCGCATCGTCAATCTGGGCAAAACGCTGGCCTATTGCGAAGTGACGATCACGCTTGATGACGGCACGCTGGTGGCGAAAAGCACGGCGACGCTGATGCGGCTCGACAGAGAACGACTGCAAGGTAAGGGATGA
- a CDS encoding pyridoxamine 5'-phosphate oxidase family protein, giving the protein MNQPDRSQPVRHLLAQEKHGLLSTLSRKAQGWPFGSLAPFALTTRDEPLLLLSQLAEHTQNILADPRVSLFVQEAAALANPQAGARATLLCTAELVAEPEVEVARQTYLQRFPEAASLFQMGDFRLFKLKVERVRFIRGFGEMYWLSGAEL; this is encoded by the coding sequence ATGAATCAACCGGATCGTTCGCAACCCGTGCGCCACTTGCTGGCCCAGGAAAAACACGGCTTACTTTCGACGCTTTCACGCAAAGCCCAAGGCTGGCCGTTTGGTTCGCTGGCTCCTTTCGCACTGACCACGCGCGACGAGCCATTGCTGCTGTTGAGTCAGTTGGCCGAACACACGCAAAATATATTGGCCGACCCGCGCGTTAGCTTGTTCGTGCAGGAGGCGGCGGCACTGGCTAATCCGCAGGCAGGGGCGCGGGCAACGTTGCTGTGCACGGCGGAATTGGTAGCCGAACCCGAAGTCGAGGTGGCACGCCAAACGTATCTGCAACGCTTCCCCGAAGCGGCTTCCCTGTTTCAAATGGGTGACTTCCGGCTGTTCAAATTGAAGGTTGAACGGGTGCGCTTCATTCGCGGATTTGGCGAAATGTATTGGCTGAGCGGCGCGGAATTGTGA
- a CDS encoding M50 family metallopeptidase, translated as MQRRVHDGFQFLLLASGLTVVLSFIPGADWLAYPFRLFVTFIHEGGHALLALLTGGWVTGLRIHLDASGETFSTGGVPLIIASAGYLASTVYGASLLALCRDGRHAKAVLTLTAAAVLGLTLFFAKGMLSLLTGIGLAIALVFCAIALAERAAHFFLSFLAIQCCLNALFDLRTLFLISAASDTPSDAFNMQRMTDVPAVVWAVMWLVGSLCVLWVALRSFGNPYPKARTVTRRRRAVVNP; from the coding sequence ATGCAAAGACGAGTTCATGACGGGTTTCAATTTCTGTTGCTGGCGTCCGGCTTGACGGTCGTTTTGTCATTCATTCCGGGCGCGGACTGGCTGGCCTATCCGTTCCGGCTCTTCGTCACCTTCATTCACGAAGGTGGACACGCCTTGCTGGCGCTGCTGACGGGCGGCTGGGTGACGGGGCTGCGCATCCATCTGGACGCGAGCGGCGAGACCTTTTCGACTGGCGGCGTGCCGCTCATCATCGCCAGCGCGGGTTATCTGGCCAGCACCGTTTATGGCGCGAGCCTGTTGGCGCTATGCCGCGATGGCCGGCACGCCAAAGCCGTGTTGACGCTGACGGCGGCGGCGGTCTTGGGGCTAACGCTGTTCTTTGCCAAAGGGATGCTCAGTTTACTGACCGGCATCGGGCTGGCCATTGCGCTGGTGTTTTGCGCCATAGCGCTAGCCGAACGCGCGGCGCATTTCTTCCTGAGCTTTCTGGCGATTCAATGCTGTTTGAATGCGCTCTTCGATCTACGCACGCTCTTTCTGATTTCGGCAGCCAGCGATACACCCAGCGACGCCTTTAATATGCAACGCATGACGGACGTCCCAGCGGTGGTCTGGGCGGTGATGTGGCTGGTCGGCTCGCTATGCGTGCTCTGGGTGGCCTTGCGCAGCTTTGGCAACCCCTATCCAAAGGCGCGCACGGTGACGCGGCGACGGCGGGCCGTGGTCAACCCTTAA